The genomic DNA TCTTTTTCGCCAGAGATTGAAAATTTTACTTTAGGGTGAGATAAAGGGTATGACGTATGGAATAGGTATTATTTTCGATGTTCGTTCTTACATATATTGACAAATGGTAGTTTTACTTCCTCTTTTCATAGTTTCAAAAATGTTTGCGCATTAATGTTTCTTAATATTATTGGCTATTCATGGTTAATTATTATAATAATACGTGCCAATCAAAAAACTATTAAATTTTTTATTGATGAGTTTTGGTATCGACTTAAATTTAAGACAAAAAAATAATAATATTGAGGAAAGTTTAAATACTGGTAAAACAACTTATCCAAAAATTAATTACTTCCCCCCTAATATTTGATTCATTTTAGATGAGGAAAAAACAAATTATATTTGACAAACCCGTAAGAGACAAACCCGTAAGAGACAAACCCGTAAGAGACAAACCCGTAAGAGACAAACCCGTAAGAGACAAACCCGTAAGAACTTAAATATTTCGAACTTATCTTAATATAGCATTAATTATCTAATGAATGATCCTTTTTTAAGCGACTGAAATTTTCTTTTTACTGCTCGGGAATTTTTTTGAAACCGTGACTAGATTACTAAAAAGTATTGAATATTTACTCAAAAAATAATATAATAGATTCGTATTGGTTGATTTCATGTAGTTCTATGTTTAACTTAGATAAGAAGGAGCCATATATGAAAAAAATGTCTTTTCTTTTGATGTTGGTCTTGTCAAATACCTCTTATTGTAATCCCTGCTGTTTCGATCTTTTGTCAGTCGCCAAAGATGTAATCGGTGTATTTAAAGGAAACACGCCAGATGATAAGCGGTCTGGAAGTAAGGAGGATCCATCTTTGGAAATCACTGCAAATAGCAATAGCAATAGTAATGTCAATATCAATGTTAATAGCAATAGAAATATCAATAGCAATGGTCGTGGTGGTAGATCTGGTAAATCTGATAGCTATGGAACTTCTGGAGGCTGTTAATAATAATGGTAGAGATACAAAAGTACCAGAATATCTTATAATCATAGATGTACTAGTGTGAGATATCCTAAATATCATCAATTAGATACATAGATGGGATAGAATAGGTACATGGTGGGAAGCATGTGGCAGTGTAGTAATGATCTTTCTAATTTGTTGAAAGGTAATGAAGGTAGTTGTGTGGAAAACTTAGTTTAGGGCATCGCTAAAGGCTTGGTTATTTAATACATGTTACGTAATGATTGAGGTAGTTAATATGACTGGTATTTTTTCTCGTATAAAGAAAATGTTCTCAATGAAGTCGGTTAAAGCAGATGCTGTATTTTTCATTTGTGTTCTTGTGATCCCACCTACAACTACCATTTATATTACTAATCATTTCAGTAATTTGAACCTATTTACGTTTTTGCTGATGAATGTGCTTGCTGTCTTTTTGATATTACCTCCTGTATATTTGTTAATCAGTAAGGTTATTAAAAAGGTTTTTAAAGATTAACATGCTCTCCATCTTTGAACAAATTCACACCATGCGCTTACTTTTGGCTAAGGTCTAAGAGAGAGTGTGGTGTCAACTTGTTCGTCAATTCTGCTTTCATAATCTTACCAGTCTGATATTTAATTTTTTTTCTAAATTTTTTATCATCTCTACTATTTTTGGGGTGGGTTAAAGATATATATATAATATTATTTTAGATGTCGTTGTTGTACGTATTGATAAATAGTAGGGTACTTCTTTATTAATGTACCTTACATTATTGGCTATGCATAGTTTATTAATCATTAATGCATGCCAATTAAAACTATTAAATTTTATTGAGGATTTTTGGTATCCACTTGTTTAAGATGACACAATATTGAGTAAAATTTAAATGGTGTAAAACACCTTATCCCAATACAACTATTTCCTGAATATTTGATTCGTCTTAGATGAAGAAAAAACCGAAGTATATTTGACAAAGATGTAGGAACTTAATATATCTAACTTATCTAAAGGGTATTATTTTCCAACGATCAATGCTTTTTTAAGTCATTGAAATTTTCTTGTTCTTCTTTTGGTGTGATAGATTGCTCTGGAAAATTCTTGAAATTATGACCAAATTTGGAAGGTTTATTGTATATTTAATCAAGAAATATTATAATTATAATGGGGAGTTGTAATGGATGGTTTCATGCGGTGCATGTTTAACTTGGATAAGAAGGAATTTACAAATGAAAAAAATATCTTTTCTTTTGTTGATGTTGATTTTGTCTAATACCTCTTATTGTAAATGGTATGATGGTCAAGGAGATAATATGTCTTCGATAGCTGGGGGGTTAATAGGTGCAGCTTTAGGTACAGTTGTGGGAACCAGTCCATTTGCTGCTGTGATTGGAGTGGCAATAGGTTCATATGTGGGATTCAATGCTTGGGAGAGCGTATATGACGCCATATATGGTAATAACAATGACACACAAGCCGATGACACACAGGTTGATGACACACAGGTTGATGACACACAGGTTGATGACAAATAAGCCAACTTCGGACATAATGTCCAAGATATAGTAGTATAAGGTAAGTAAATATTATAAACGATGTACATGGATGGGGTAGGTGCATGGTGGAAGGCGTGTAGCAACGTGGTAATAATTTTTCTATAACCTGTTGAATAGTGGTGGGGTACTGAATACAGTTGTATGGTAGACTTAGGTTAGCAAGTAGCTCAAATCTTGGGGTCGTTATTAATAAATGTTACGTAATTGAGGTGATTAGTATGACCGGTATTTTATCTTGTATAAAAAAAATGTTAACGATGAAATTTAGTGAAATAGATGTTTCATGTTTCATGTGTTCTATCATAATTGTCTCTCATAATATTGTTTATCTTTCTAAGCATTTTCATAGTTCATATCTAGTATTTTTGGTTAATTTGCTTTCTATAACTTTGATATTCCCTCCCGTATATTTATTAATGAGTAAGATTTTTAAAAAGATTCGTAAAGACTAACATATTCCCCATCCTTGAACAAATTGACACCATGTTCTTACTTTTGGCTAAGATCTATGAGAGAGTGTGGTGTCAATTTATTCATCAATTCTACAACTATGTGAGCTGTCAATTTTGGAGTGGTAAACTTGGTTTAATTCTTAAGTTTTCCGTTAAGACATGTAGAAATTACTGAAATTCCTACTAAAAATATAATTAAGTATTGACTCAGAATAATGATGGAATAATGCAATGAGATTGTATTGACGTGGTTATTAATGTAGATAAATCTATCATAGATTCAGATTTAACTTGTATCGCAGGTGTTATGAACTATAACAAATAGTTTCTCTGTTACTAGAGATTGTTACTAGACATTGATAGTATTACTAAACGCGATCGGTACGGATCAGATCGTATGAAGCTAACTTTATAACTTCATATTCTTAAAAGGGGGTAGGTTGGTTTAGGATAAGCAACTATAGGATCATAGCCAATGAAAAAAATTATTTATGTTAATCATTGCATTATACACTAGTATAGAATTTCCAATGAGTGAATAAATCTTTTTCGAGATAAATGAAATTAAAATGACCATTTAATAAGTCATTACCTAATGACTATAGTGCTTGATAATCAACATATTTACAAAATGAGACAGAGCTTTGTGGCTGTTGTTCTTTTTGAATCATGCTTTAGTTCAGAAAAATAAGCACTATGAAGCTGATAACAGTGTCAACTTCATGTATAGTAAAATAGTCAACTTACTAGAAACTATTAATTAAATAATTTATTCAATTAAAGTATGAGGAAAATAAAGTGGTTACATGGACTGATGTTATTGGTGATATTAAAAATACAGACTTTTTTAGAGATATTTTAATAAAAGTTGCAAGAGAGCGTACTCAATATTCTATCTACCCAGAGAAAAAAGATGTTTTTAATGCTTTTCGATTAACTGAATTTTCTAATTTAAAAGTAGTTATATTAGGACAAGATCCTTATCACGGGGTAGGACAGGCGAATGGTTTAGCGTTTTCAGTAGCACCAGAGATAAATATTCCTCCCTCCTTACAAAATATTTATAAGGAGTTACAAACAGATATTCCTGATTTTCGGATACCGGAACATGGCTGTTTAACCTCTTGGGCGCAACAAGGTGTGTTTTTATTGAATACGGTTTTGACAGTAAGGGCAGGTATGCCTCAATCTCATCAACATTTAGGTTGGCAACAATTTACTGATGAAGTCATTATGGCGATCAACCACAATAAAGAGCATGTGGTTTTTTTATTGTGGGGGGCATCAGCTCAGAAAAAAAGTGTTTTAATTGATCAAAGGAAACATTTAATTTTGAAGGCCTCCCATCCATCACCTTTGTCGGCATACCGTGGGTTTTTTGGCTGTCAACATTTTTCTAAAACCAATCATTTTCTGATAGAACATGGGTTAGAAGCTATCGATTGGAAAATATAGTATTCCAATAACTGAATTGAGTAGAATTATTCCTTGGTTTAGTTCGATAACGTTAATTAGTATTAATTTAAGTTTTTTTCCGGATGTGCAGCAAGAGAATAATCCCTTAAATGACTGGATATAATCTTCAACTATCATGCTGGAATATTGAGTCTCTACGCTAGAAAATCCTGATATTTTTTAGGTCTCTAGATTACGCATAGCCTCTTTTAATGATTTGGGACGCATATCTGTCCAATGCTCTTTCACATAATTTAAGCAAGTTTGACGATTTTTATTTTCTAGAACAATAGACCAGCCTTGTGGAATTTTACAGAAAGTCGGCCATAAAGAATATTGTTCTTCCTCATTAATTAGTACATGAAACATACCTTCTTCGTTATCAAAAGGATTTTCCATAATTCCCCTTAGTATACAAAATAAAAAAAAGATATTATAATTTTTCAAAAATAATAATGATAATGATAATCAAAATTAATTATTAATTCAAGTCATAGTTGTTGGTTAAATGGTGAGAATGAGATGTTTTGAAAGAGAGATAAATAGAAATGTTGCAAAATAATATGGAATTTTCACAATATAAACAGATAATTATTCGTCATGTGGAAGATATTTTGGGCAATAAACTTGATATTGCCTCAGATCAAAGTTTGTTTTCATTGGGATTTGATTCAATGAGAATAATGGCTTTATCTAGCCGATTAAGAAGTGATGGCTATGATGTTACTTTTGCAGATTTGATTAATAATCCAACTTTAGACGCGTGGACAAGCTTACTAAAGGACAAGGGTAAAACTGAAAACTTATATAAAAATTTTAAAGTAGTTGGTGAAGAGTTTCCCCTTGCACCCATGCAATATGCTTATTGGGTTGGTTCTATGGATGGACAATTATTGGGAAATGTAGCAGCTCATTTATATGTTGAATTCGAAGGTCAAAACTTAAATATACAGAAATTTCGCCAATCTTTACAGAAGTTAGTCAATAGACATGATATGTTGAGAGTGAAAGTTCTTGATAATGGCTATCAAAAATTTTCTACACTCCTTAATTTCGATCCATTGGTGATTAATGATTTATCTTCACTAAGTAGCTTGGAGTCCAGTTCTAAATTGGAAATTATACGGCGTGAAAAGAGTAGTCAGACAATCTTTAAAAATCAGAAAAAAGTTTTTGAATTTACACTTACCTTATTATCACATGGTAAATTTAGATTACATGTAGATATTGATATGTTAGCTGCCGATGCAGTGAGTTATAGAATATTATTGAATGACTTAGCGATATTGTATAGCGATTATGGTGAATTACCTTCAATTAATTATTCGTATAGGGACTACGTCCTAACAAAGTTAAATAATATATCTGCTCACAAAGAGATTGATAAAAGATGGTGGAACGAAAGAATAAAAAACTTCCCTAATCCCTTACAACTTCCTTTAGTCAATGATCAGAATCTATCAGAATCAATGCAATCGACGAGGTTGTTTTATTGGATTTCTCCGGAAAATAAGCAGAAAATTGAAACATTTGCGAAAAATAATCAGGTCACAATGGCTATGACTTTATTAACCGCATTTGCAGAGGCAGTTGGTACACATTCTAAAGACAAAAAATTTTTTTTAAATCTTCCATTATTTAACAGAGAACAATTTCATCCTGATGTTGATTTATTAGTGGGCGATTTTAGTTCATCTGTGCTTGTTGAAATAGATTTAACAAATAAACAGACTATTATTGAAAGGATAAAAAGTATTAGTCACTTTTTTATCGAAAGTGTTACTCATAATAGCTATTCTGCTTTAGATGTATTAAGAGATCTAAGTAGAAATAGAGGAACCACAGTATTAGCACCAGTGGTGTATACCAGTGCTATTGGATTGGGAGAATTATTTTCAGAGCAAGTTACTCGAAACTTTGGTAAACCTGTTTGGTTGTTATCGCAAGGCCCACAAGTAATTTTGGATGCTCAAATTACAGAGTATGAAAGAGGTTTTTTGGCCAATTGGGATGTTAGGGAGGGTGTGTTTTTACCTGGTGTAATTGAATCTATCTTCAGTATATACCAAGAGAATATTGAAACAATTATTCAATCTGAAAAAAATTATCAAAAATATTTTAAAAACAATGT from Neisseriaceae bacterium includes the following:
- a CDS encoding uracil-DNA glycosylase — encoded protein: MVTWTDVIGDIKNTDFFRDILIKVARERTQYSIYPEKKDVFNAFRLTEFSNLKVVILGQDPYHGVGQANGLAFSVAPEINIPPSLQNIYKELQTDIPDFRIPEHGCLTSWAQQGVFLLNTVLTVRAGMPQSHQHLGWQQFTDEVIMAINHNKEHVVFLLWGASAQKKSVLIDQRKHLILKASHPSPLSAYRGFFGCQHFSKTNHFLIEHGLEAIDWKI
- a CDS encoding MbtH family NRPS accessory protein gives rise to the protein MMENPFDNEEGMFHVLINEEEQYSLWPTFCKIPQGWSIVLENKNRQTCLNYVKEHWTDMRPKSLKEAMRNLET